One Methylobacterium oryzae DNA window includes the following coding sequences:
- a CDS encoding replication protein RepA, which produces MSIEEKIAGIHDSDLRAEIEAARGGFLFAQIVEHVLHRQRERDAQAALLGEEESRRAGLSRDQRRRDAVRLVIENEPAVPSSLQHIHSVLALCGLPYRDPGPVREFSRSYGRNSLNLIAGRIKDPETGAFEPQGLPYGPKARLVLLHLCTEAVRQRSPTVKVAETLSGFMREMGFAVTGGERGTIRQFKEQLNRLAACSMQIGLWDGRDSATTLNVPPFRSLELWRPRAGEGDDEAGRTVRFDPEFYETLIRHALPVDLRAARAFSGSARKLDLLFWTGYRLRSLQRPLRLTWANLHAQFGAENASIRSFRQAFKADLAHLREVFPRLPLVLDDGGLTLHPADPSTLLVPPRPAAKGIRKRLKE; this is translated from the coding sequence ATGAGCATCGAGGAGAAGATCGCCGGGATCCACGACTCGGACCTGCGGGCCGAGATCGAGGCGGCGCGCGGCGGCTTCCTGTTCGCGCAGATCGTCGAGCACGTCCTGCACCGTCAGCGCGAGCGCGACGCACAGGCCGCCCTCCTGGGGGAGGAGGAGAGCCGCCGGGCCGGGCTGTCCCGCGACCAGCGCCGCCGCGACGCGGTGCGCCTCGTGATCGAGAACGAGCCGGCCGTCCCGTCGAGCCTCCAGCACATCCACTCGGTCCTGGCGCTGTGCGGCCTGCCCTACCGGGACCCCGGGCCGGTGCGGGAATTCTCCCGCAGCTACGGCCGCAACTCGCTCAACCTGATCGCCGGCCGGATCAAGGACCCGGAGACCGGCGCCTTCGAGCCCCAGGGGCTGCCCTACGGCCCGAAGGCCCGGCTGGTCCTGCTGCACCTCTGCACCGAGGCCGTGCGCCAGCGCAGCCCCACCGTGAAGGTGGCCGAGACCCTGTCGGGCTTCATGCGGGAGATGGGCTTCGCGGTCACGGGGGGCGAGCGGGGCACCATCCGCCAGTTCAAGGAGCAGCTGAACCGGCTGGCCGCCTGCTCCATGCAGATCGGCCTCTGGGACGGGCGCGACAGCGCGACCACCCTCAACGTCCCGCCGTTCCGCAGCCTCGAACTGTGGCGCCCCCGCGCCGGGGAGGGGGACGACGAGGCCGGCCGCACGGTGCGCTTCGATCCCGAATTCTACGAGACCCTGATCCGGCACGCCCTGCCGGTGGACCTGCGGGCGGCCCGGGCCTTCTCGGGCTCGGCGCGCAAGCTCGACCTGCTGTTCTGGACCGGCTACCGCCTGCGGTCCCTGCAGCGGCCGCTCCGCCTGACCTGGGCCAACCTCCACGCGCAGTTCGGGGCCGAGAACGCCTCGATCCGCAGCTTCCGCCAGGCGTTCAAGGCCGATCTCGCGCATCTGCGCGAGGTGTTTCCGCGGCTGCCGCTGGTGCTCGACGACGGCGGGCTGACCCTGCACCCGGCCGATCCCAGCACGCTGCTCGTGCCGCCTCGCCCTGCGGCTAAGGGAATACGGAAACGCCTCAAGGAATAG
- a CDS encoding SulP family inorganic anion transporter yields MRAPGRLTTSLQSALAPDGAVRASLARDLPASVVVFLVALPLCMGIAIASGVPPERGLITGIVGGIVVGLLAGSPLQVSGPAAGLAVIVYGFVQAHGLDALGPVLVVAGLVQLVAGALRVGGWFRAISPAVVHGMLAGIGILIVLAQIHVLTDALPRASGLDNLVAIPAAFFNFVSGTGDRTGAVIVGGITIAAMIAWERLRPARLRLLPGALVGVLAGSLVAGFGDLAVKRVAVPEALFSGLALPAAESWARLAEAEILVMALVIAVIASAESLLSAAAVDRMHDGPRTQFNRELGAQGIGNLICGLAGALPMTGVIVRSSANVQAGAVSRAATVMHGTWILAFLLVLPWLLALVPTASLAGILVVTGWRLASPAHALHLQARYGWLTAAIWLATMATVVAVDLLTGVLTGLALSLIQALPSLRKGRLRIEHAAAPEVPGVPELRLSGAATFLQLPSLTAALERTPAGGEVRLATDNLAAIDHTCLEMIGDWASRRSAGGSRIAVVGGSGVPHDRLAAAVAAPAH; encoded by the coding sequence ATGCGCGCCCCCGGCCGCCTGACCACGAGCCTGCAGAGCGCCCTCGCCCCGGACGGCGCCGTCCGGGCGAGCCTCGCCCGGGACCTGCCCGCCTCCGTGGTGGTCTTCCTGGTGGCGCTGCCCCTGTGCATGGGCATCGCCATCGCGTCCGGCGTGCCGCCGGAGCGCGGCCTCATCACCGGCATCGTCGGCGGCATCGTGGTCGGCCTCCTCGCCGGCTCGCCGCTCCAGGTCAGCGGGCCCGCCGCCGGGCTCGCCGTGATCGTCTACGGGTTCGTGCAGGCGCACGGTCTCGACGCCCTGGGTCCCGTCCTGGTGGTGGCGGGCCTCGTCCAGCTCGTCGCCGGCGCCCTGCGGGTCGGCGGCTGGTTCCGGGCGATCTCGCCGGCCGTGGTGCACGGCATGCTGGCCGGCATCGGGATCCTGATCGTGCTGGCCCAGATCCACGTCCTGACCGACGCCCTCCCCCGGGCGAGCGGCCTCGACAACCTCGTGGCGATCCCGGCCGCGTTCTTCAACTTCGTCAGCGGCACGGGCGACCGCACCGGGGCCGTGATCGTCGGCGGGATCACCATCGCGGCGATGATCGCCTGGGAGCGGCTGCGCCCGGCGCGGCTCCGGCTCCTGCCCGGGGCGCTCGTCGGCGTGCTGGCGGGCAGCCTCGTGGCGGGATTCGGGGATCTCGCCGTCAAGCGCGTGGCGGTGCCGGAGGCCCTGTTCTCCGGCCTCGCCCTGCCGGCGGCCGAATCCTGGGCGCGCCTCGCCGAGGCCGAGATCCTGGTCATGGCCCTGGTGATCGCGGTGATCGCCAGCGCCGAGAGCCTGCTCTCGGCGGCCGCCGTCGACCGGATGCACGACGGTCCCCGCACCCAGTTCAACCGGGAACTCGGCGCGCAGGGCATCGGCAACCTGATCTGCGGGCTCGCCGGCGCGCTGCCGATGACCGGGGTGATCGTGCGCTCCTCGGCCAACGTGCAGGCGGGCGCCGTCAGCCGCGCCGCCACGGTGATGCACGGGACCTGGATCCTGGCGTTCCTGCTGGTGCTGCCCTGGCTGCTGGCCCTGGTGCCGACCGCGAGCCTCGCCGGCATCCTGGTGGTCACCGGCTGGCGGCTGGCGAGCCCGGCCCACGCCCTGCACCTGCAGGCCCGCTACGGCTGGCTGACCGCGGCGATCTGGCTCGCCACGATGGCCACCGTGGTGGCGGTGGACCTGCTCACCGGGGTGCTCACCGGCCTCGCCCTGAGCCTGATCCAGGCCCTGCCGAGCCTGCGCAAGGGACGGCTCCGGATCGAGCACGCGGCGGCCCCCGAAGTGCCCGGCGTGCCGGAGCTGCGCCTGTCGGGAGCGGCGACCTTCCTGCAGCTGCCGAGCCTCACGGCGGCCCTGGAGCGGACCCCCGCGGGCGGCGAGGTCCGCCTCGCCACCGACAACCTCGCGGCCATCGACCACACCTGCCTGGAGATGATCGGCGACTGGGCGAGCCGGCGCAGCGCCGGCGGCAGCCGGATCGCGGTGGTGGGCGGGTCGGGTGTCCCGCACGACCGGCTCGCCGCCGCGGTGGCGGCCCCGGCGCACTGA